One genomic segment of Sphaerodactylus townsendi isolate TG3544 linkage group LG07, MPM_Stown_v2.3, whole genome shotgun sequence includes these proteins:
- the LOC125436531 gene encoding avidin-like isoform X3, protein MERLPLQPAWALLAAFLLASSATGADEAPSKNKPAPPCTLSGTWVNDLGSRMVISAANAAGVFSGSYLTAVSSANQAIAESALQGAQHDPAQDAQPTFAFTVRWAFSDSATAFVGQCFVDQHGEETLETLWLLRQNVPSRSEDWKATRVGKNVFTRVK, encoded by the exons ATGGAGCGCCTGCCTCTCCAGCCGGCCTGGGCTCTGCTGGCCGCCTTTCTGCTCGCCTCCTCGGCCACCGGTGCGGACGAAGCCCCTTCCAAGAACAAG CCCGCTCCGCCCTGCACGCTGTCTGGCACGTGGGTGAACGACCTGGGCTCCAGGATGGTCATCTCTGCGGCCAACGCGGCCGGCGTCTTCTCGGGCTCCTACCTGACGGCCGTCAGCAGCGCCAACCAGGCCATCGCGGAGTCGGCCCTGCAGGGCGCTCAGCACGACCCCGCCCAGGACGCCCAGCCCACCTTCGCCTTCACGGTCCGCTGGGCCTTCTCCG ACTCCGCCACCGCCTTCGTGGGCCAGTGCTTCGTGGACCAGCATGGCGAGGAGACCCTGGAGACCCTCTGGCTGCTGCGCCAGAACGTGCCCTCCCGGAGCGAGGACTGGAAGGCCACCCG GGTCGGCAAGAACGTCTTCACGAGAGTCAAGTGA
- the LOC125436531 gene encoding avidin-like isoform X2 produces MERLPLQPAWALLAAFLLASSATGADEAPSKNKQPAPPCTLSGTWVNDLGSRMVISAANAAGVFSGSYLTAVSSANQAIAESALQGAQHDPAQDAQPTFAFTVRWAFSDSATAFVGQCFVDQHGEETLETLWLLRQNVPSRSEDWKATRVGKNVFTRVK; encoded by the exons ATGGAGCGCCTGCCTCTCCAGCCGGCCTGGGCTCTGCTGGCCGCCTTTCTGCTCGCCTCCTCGGCCACCGGTGCGGACGAAGCCCCTTCCAAGAACAAG CAGCCCGCTCCGCCCTGCACGCTGTCTGGCACGTGGGTGAACGACCTGGGCTCCAGGATGGTCATCTCTGCGGCCAACGCGGCCGGCGTCTTCTCGGGCTCCTACCTGACGGCCGTCAGCAGCGCCAACCAGGCCATCGCGGAGTCGGCCCTGCAGGGCGCTCAGCACGACCCCGCCCAGGACGCCCAGCCCACCTTCGCCTTCACGGTCCGCTGGGCCTTCTCCG ACTCCGCCACCGCCTTCGTGGGCCAGTGCTTCGTGGACCAGCATGGCGAGGAGACCCTGGAGACCCTCTGGCTGCTGCGCCAGAACGTGCCCTCCCGGAGCGAGGACTGGAAGGCCACCCG GGTCGGCAAGAACGTCTTCACGAGAGTCAAGTGA
- the LOC125436531 gene encoding avidin-like isoform X1, with product MERLPLQPAWALLAAFLLASSATGADEAPSKNKQQPAPPCTLSGTWVNDLGSRMVISAANAAGVFSGSYLTAVSSANQAIAESALQGAQHDPAQDAQPTFAFTVRWAFSDSATAFVGQCFVDQHGEETLETLWLLRQNVPSRSEDWKATRVGKNVFTRVK from the exons ATGGAGCGCCTGCCTCTCCAGCCGGCCTGGGCTCTGCTGGCCGCCTTTCTGCTCGCCTCCTCGGCCACCGGTGCGGACGAAGCCCCTTCCAAGAACAAG CAGCAGCCCGCTCCGCCCTGCACGCTGTCTGGCACGTGGGTGAACGACCTGGGCTCCAGGATGGTCATCTCTGCGGCCAACGCGGCCGGCGTCTTCTCGGGCTCCTACCTGACGGCCGTCAGCAGCGCCAACCAGGCCATCGCGGAGTCGGCCCTGCAGGGCGCTCAGCACGACCCCGCCCAGGACGCCCAGCCCACCTTCGCCTTCACGGTCCGCTGGGCCTTCTCCG ACTCCGCCACCGCCTTCGTGGGCCAGTGCTTCGTGGACCAGCATGGCGAGGAGACCCTGGAGACCCTCTGGCTGCTGCGCCAGAACGTGCCCTCCCGGAGCGAGGACTGGAAGGCCACCCG GGTCGGCAAGAACGTCTTCACGAGAGTCAAGTGA